In a single window of the Heliangelus exortis chromosome 1, bHelExo1.hap1, whole genome shotgun sequence genome:
- the SUPT20H gene encoding transcription factor SPT20 homolog isoform X13 — translation MQQALELALDRAEYIIESARQRPPKRKYLSSGRKSVFQKLYDLYIEECEKEPEIKQKLRRNVNLLEKLVMQETLSCLVVNLYPGNEGYSLMLRGKNGSDSETIRLPYEEGELLEYLDAEELPPILVDLLEKSQVNIFHCGCVIAEIRDYRQSGNMKSPTYQSKHILLRPTMQTLICDVHSITSDNHKWTQEDKLLLESQLILATAEPLCLDPSIAVTCTTNRLLYNKQKMNTRPMKRCFKRYSRSSLNRQQEVAHYPTPPQLRLLDYLQKRKERKGAQQYDLKISKAGNCVDMWKQNPCYLTAPSEVDVEKYAKVEKSIKPDDSQPTVWPAHDIKDDYVFECEVGNQLQKTKLTIFQSLGNPLYYGKIQTLKGDEENDNLLTPSQFLIGSKTDAERVVNQYQELVQNEAKCPVKMFHNSGGSVNLSHLSPGKEMEQPESISGSVQSSVLGKGVKHRPPPIKLPSSSGSSSSGNIFSPQQSSGHLKSPTPPPPPPSKPSGLSRKQSMDLNQVSMLSSAAMSPASSSQRSGTPKPSTPTPTNTPSSTPHPPDAQSSTPITPTATPTPQDSGFTPQPTLLTPFAQQQMSLSQALPVMTIPLSTMVTSITTGTTSTQVMANPAGLNFINVVGSVCGSQTLMSGSNPMLGCNTGAIAPAGINLSGILPSGGLVPSALPAAMQSASQADCPICLHPS, via the exons ATG CAACAAGCTTTAGAACTGGCTTTGGATCGTGCAGAG tatATCATTGAAAGTGCCCGTCAGAGACCTCCCAAAAGAAAGTATTTATCCAGTGGAAG aaaatcagtatttcaaaAACTCTATGATTTATATATAGAAGAATGTGAAAAAGAGCCTGAGATAAAG CAGAAGCTGAGGCGAAATGTGAATTTACTTGAGAAGCTGGTGATGCAGGAGACGTTGTCATGTCTGGTAGTGAACCTCTATCCAGGAAATGAGGGTTATTCACTTAtgctcaggggaaaaaatggttcag ATTCTGAGACCATTCGGCTACCTTACGAGGAAGGAGAGCTGCTTGAATACTTGGATGCAGAGGAGCTACCACCAATTTTGGTTGATCTTTTAGAAAAATCTCAG gttaatatttttcattgtggATGTGTCATAGCAGAAATACGTGACTATAGGCAGTCTGGTAACATGAAATCTCCAACATACCAAAGCAAACACATCCTCTTGCGTCCTACAATGCAG ACTTTAATTTGTGATGTGCATTCTATAACAAGTGACAACCACAAATGGACACAG GAGGACAAACTCTTACTTGAGAGCCAACTTATTTTGGCTACAGCAGAGCCTTTGTGTCTTGATCCCTCAATAGCAGTGACCTGTACTACAAACAGACTCCTGTACAACAAGCAGAAGATGAATACTCGCCCCATGAAACG GTGTTTCAAAAGGTACTCCAGGTCATCTCTGAACAGACAGCAGGAAGTAGCTCACTATCCCACTCCACCTCAGCTCAGACTACTTGACTacttacagaaaagaaaggagaggaaaggagccCAGCAATATGACCTTAAAATTTCTAAAGCTGGAAAT tGCGTAGATATGTGGAAACAGAACCCTTGCTACTTGACTGCACCTTCTGAAGTGGAT GTGGAAAAATATGCCAAAGTGGAAAAGTCTATCAAGCCTGATGACTCACAGCCAACTGTCTGGCCAGCACAT GATATAAAAGATGATTATGTGTTTGAATGTGAAGTTGGTAATCAgcttcaaaaaacaaaactgaccatttttcagtctcttggCAATCCCTTGTACTATGGTAAAATCCAGACACTCAAAGGTGATGAGGAAAATGACAACCTATTAACTCCCTCACA GTTCCTTATTGGCTCGAAGACTGATGCTGAAAG AGTGGTGAACCAGTATCAGGAGTTAGTGCAAAATGAAGCTAAATGTCCTGTGAAAATGTTTCATAATTCAGGTGGATCAGTCAATCTTAGTCATCTTTCTCCAGGGAAGGAAATGGAA CAGCCAGAAAGTATATCAGGCTCTGTACAGTCTTCTGTATTGGGGAAAGGTGTAAAACACCGACCTCCTCCCATCAAATTACCTTCAAGTTCAGGAAGTAGCTCTTCAG GTAATATTTTTAGTCCACAACAGTCAAGTGGCCATCTAAAAtcccccactcctcctcctcctcctccttctaaGCCTTCTGGTCTTTCTCGGAAACAATCTATGGATCTCAATCAAGTTAGCatgctctcttcagctgccatGTCTCCTGCAAGCTCTTCACAAA GGTCTGGAACTCCTAAACCATCTACTCCTACTCCAACCAACACCCCTTCATCGACCCCACACCCTCCTGATGCTCAGAGCTCAACTCCTATTACCCCTACTGCCACCCCTACTCCCCAAGATTCAGGCTTCACCCCTCAGCCCACTTTGTTAACCCCGTTTGCTCAGCAACAAATGTCTCTGAGCCAGGCATTGCCTGTAATGACCATTCCTCTTTCCACCATGGTAACATCCATTACTACAGGAACAACCTCCACCCAGGTCATGGCAAACCCTGCAGGACTTAACTTCATCAATGTAGTGGGCTCTGTGTG TGGATCACAGACACTGATGAGTGGTTCAAACCCTATGTTGGGGTGCAACACTGGTGCCATAGCCCCTGCAGGTATAAATCTGAGTGGCATTTTACCATCAGGAGGTCTGGTACCAAGTGCGCTGCCCGCTGCAATGCAGTCTGCCTCTCAAGCAG